A genomic window from Cucumis melo cultivar AY chromosome 8, USDA_Cmelo_AY_1.0, whole genome shotgun sequence includes:
- the LOC103484323 gene encoding FACT complex subunit SPT16, which translates to MADRRNGNSQPPSAKASGGGNTYDIDLVNFSTRLKSLYSHWGEHKSDMWSSSDVLTIGTPPASEDLRYLKSSALHIWLFGYEFPETVIVFTKKQIHFLCSQKKVSLLDVVKKPAFEAVGADVVMHVKAKNDDGSSLMDSIFRAIRAQSKADGMENPVVGYIAREAPEGKLLETWSGKLKSANFELVDITNGLSDLFACKDDTEIMNIKKAAFLTVNVMNKVVVPKMENVIDEEKKITHSSLMDETEKAILEPTKAGVKLKTENVDICYPPIFQSGGVFDLRPSAASNDELLHYDPASVIICAVGSRYKSYCSNIARTFLIDANTLQSKAYEVLLKAQEVAISMLRPRNKVNAAYTAALSVVKKESPELVPNLTKSAGTGIGLEFRESGLNLNAKNDRIVKAGMVFNVSLGFQNLTPTDKLQNSAGKTKNQNFSLLIADTVIVGKEKTEVLTAPSSKSFKDVAYSFNEDEEEEEKLKVKTEANGKEAVVSKTTLRSDNHEISKEELRRQHQAELARQKNEETARRLAGVGNGAGDNRSSMRTAADLIAYKSVNDLPPQRDLMIYIDQKNETVLLPIYGSMVPFHVATIRTVSSQQDTNRTCYIRIIFNVPGTPFSPHDANSLKFQGSIYLKEVSFRSKDPRHISEVVQLIKTLRRQVVARESERAERATLVTQEKLQLAGNRFKPIRLPELWIRPAFGGRGRKLPGTLEAHLNGFRYATTRSEERVDIMFGNVKHAFFQPAENEMITLLHFHLHNHIMVGNKKTKDVQFYVEVMDVVQTIGGGKRSAYDPDEIEEEQRERDRKNKINMDFQSFVNRVNDLWGQPQFSGLDLEFDQPLRELGFHGVPYKSSAFIVPTSTCLVELIETPFLVVTLGEIEIVNLERVGFGQKNFDMTIVFKDFKRDVLRIDSIPSTSLDGIKEWLDTTDIKYYESKLNLNWRQILKTITDEPQSFIDEGGWEFLNLEATDSESENSEESDKGYEPSDVEPESDSEEDDSDSASLVESEDEEEEDSDGDSEEEKGKTWEELEREASNADREKGDESDSEEERKRRKMKTFGKFRAGPSGNAPKRPKMR; encoded by the coding sequence ATGGCTGATCGTAGAAATGGTAATAGCCAACCTCCCAGTGCGAAGGCCAGTGGAGGAGGGAATACATATGATATTGATCTAGTGAACTTCAGCACACGACTGAAATCTTTATATTCTCATTGGGGAGAACACAAATCTGATATGTGGAGCTCTTCAGATGTACTAACTATCGGGACACCTCCAGCATCAGAGGATCTGCGGTACCTTAAGTCTTCAGCGCTGCATATCTGGTTGTTCGGTTATGAGTTCCCAGAAACTGTAATTGTGTTCACCAAAAAACAAATCCATTTTCTGTGTAGCCAAAAGAAGGTCTCTCTACTTGATGTTGTAAAAAAACCTGCATTTGAAGCTGTTGGTGCGGATGTTGTTATGCATGTGAAGGCAAAGAATGATGATGGTTCTTCCTTAATGGATTCTATATTTCGTGCTATTCGAGCTCAGTCGAAGGCAGATGGCATGGAAAACCCAGTAGTTGGATACATAGCTAGAGAAGCCCCTGAAGGGAAACTCTTAGAGACATGGTCTGGGAAGCTAAAAAGTGCTAATTTTGAATTGGTTGACATAACAAATGGGTTATCTGACTTATTTGCTTGCAAAGACGATACTGAAATTATGAACATCAAGAAAGCTGCATTTTTAACGGTTAATGTGATGAATAAAGTTGTGGTCCCAAAGATGGAAAATGTGATCGATGAGGAGAAGAAAATCACCCATTCATCATTGATGGATGAGACAGAGAAAGCCATCCTGGAACCCACGAAAGCTGGCGTGAAGTTAAAGACTGAGAATGTTGACATATGTTACCCTCCAATATTTCAGAGTGGTGGAGTGTTTGATCTCAGGCCAAGTGCTGCCAGCAACGATGAGTTACTTCACTATGATCCTGCTAGTGTGATAATATGTGCAGTGGGGTCCAGATACAAGAGCTATTGCTCTAATATTGCCAGAACTTTCTTGATTGATGCTAATACACTGCAAAGCAAAGCTTATGAGGTCCTTTTAAAAGCCCAAGAAGTGGCCATCAGTATGTTGAGGCCTAGAAATAAGGTGAATGCTGCATATACAGCAGCTCTTTCTGTTGTTAAGAAAGAATCTCCCGAGCTGGTTCCCAATCTTACTAAATCAGCTGGGACGGGCATTGGTCTTGAGTTTCGTGAGTCGGGGTTGAATCTTAATGCCAAAAATGACCGCATAGTAAAAGCAGGCATGGTGTTTAATGTTTCACTTGGTTTCCAGAACTTGACGCCAACTGATAAATTGCAGAATTCTGCAGGTAAAACGAAGAACCAAAACTTCTCATTATTGATTGCTGATACGGTTATAGTAGGCAAAGAGAAAACAGAAGTTCTGACCGCTCCAAGCTCAAAGAGTTTCAAGGACGTAGCATATTCATTTAATGAAGacgaggaggaagaagagaagttGAAGGTAAAAACTGAAGCTAATGGAAAGGAGGCAGTAGTCTCAAAGACAACTTTAAGGTCAGATAATCATGAGATTTCAAAGGAAGAGCTCCGCAGACAGCACCAGGCTGAACTAGCCCGTCAGAAGAATGAAGAAACAGCTAGGAGACTAGCTGGTGTTGGGAATGGAGCTGGAGATAATCGTTCTTCTATGAGAACTGCAGCGGATTTGATTGCTTATAAGAGTGTAAATGATTTGCCTCCTCAAAGAGATCTAATGATTTATATTGACCAGAAGAATGAAACTGTGCTATTGCCTATTTATGGTAGCATGGTTCCGTTCCATGTTGCTACTATAAGGACTGTTTCCAGCCAGCAGGACACCAACCGCACTTGTTATATTAGAATAATTTTCAATGTTCCCGGGACTCCTTTCAGTCCTCACGATGCAAATTCATTGAAATTCCAGGGATCTATATACTTGAAGGAGGTTTCATTCCGTTCCAAAGACCCAAGACACATCAGTGAAGTAGTACAGCTAATTAAAACACTGCGGAGACAGGTTGTTGCTAGGGAGTCTGAGAGAGCAGAGAGGGCGACATTGGTTACACAGGAGAAGCTCCAGTTAGCTGGTAACCGTTTCAAGCCGATTAGATTGCCGGAGCTTTGGATTCGCCCTGCTTTTGGTGGACGTGGGAGGAAGTTACCTGGGACTTTGGAAGCACATTTGAACGGATTTCGTTATGCTACCACTAGATCGGAGGAACGGGTGGACATTATGTTTGGTAATGTCAAGCATGCATTTTTCCAGCCAGCTGAGAATGAAATGATCACTCTACTTCATTTTCATCTGCACAACCATATAATGGTGGGGAATAAGAAAACCAAAGATGTACAGTTCTATGTTGAGGTGATGGATGTTGTCCAGACCATTGGAGGTGGAAAGAGATCAGCCTATGACCCAGATGAGATTGAGGAAGAGCAGAGGGAGAGGGACAGGAAGAACAAAATAAACATGGACTTTCAGAGTTTTGTAAACCGTGTCAATGATCTTTGGGGCCAGCCCCAATTCAGTGGTCTTGACCTTGAGTTTGATCAGCCTCTGAGAGAGCTTGGATTTCACGGCGTTCCTTATAAATCTTCTGCCTTTATTGTCCCAACCTCAACCTGCTTGGTTGAACTTATAGAAACACCTTTCCTTGTCGTCACTCTTGGTGAAATTGAAATAGTAAATCTAGAGAGAGTTGGCTTTGGACAGAAGAATTTTGACATGACAATTGTGTTTAAAGATTTCAAGCGAGATGTTCTTCGGATTGATTCTATCCCTTCCACGTCACTGGATGGTATTAAGGAGTGGCTTGATACAACAGACATTAAATATTATGAAAGTAAGCTGAATTTGAACTGGCGACAAATTCTCAAGACAATTACTGATGAACCACAGAGCTTCATCGATGAGGGTGGATGGGAATTCTTGAATTTGGAAGCTACTGACTCTGAATCTGAAAACTCCGAGGAGTCAGATAAGGGGTACGAACCATCAGATGTTGAGCCTGAATCTGACTCAGAAGAGGATGATTCTGATAGTGCATCGTTAGTGGAGTCGgaagatgaggaagaagaagattctGATGGTGATTCAGAGGAGGAGAAAGGGAAGACATGGGAAGAGTTGGAGAGGGAAGCAAGCAATGCAGACAGGGAGAAGGGTGATGAATCAGACAGCgaagaagaaaggaagagaAGGAAGATGAAAACTTTTGGGAAGTTTCGAGCTGGTCCTAGTGGTAATGCCCCCAAGCGGCCAAAGATGAGATGA